The genomic region TAAAAGATAGAGAATTTATTGAAAtgtgtattataaaaaatagattGATCGTAAATATCACTGtctagggtctgtttggtacatgcacttaaataacaattttcaatttttaaataatattatatatatttttatacacttttttattcacatatatttctaaaaaatacaaataacattactaAACAAATATTATCAAACAGGCCTAATatccaaaaataatgaaaatttagacacataaaaatttaaaattgagaCATGTCTGCAGTTGCTCTGAGAATATGGATTTTACTAAAAGAATATAACACTCGTTTCTAggaactataaaaaaataataataataataacacccATTTCTATGGGGTCAGTGTCAGACGCCTTTTCATTGTAGTAGGACTTTCTAGGCACAAGTAACTTCAATCATTTtgccccaaaaagaaaaaaaaaaagaaggtaactTCAATCATTAACCACAGCCACTCATgtttctcaacaacaacaacaaacaaaataaggCCACTCATCACTCGGTCCTGACTCGGACAAACACTATACCTGCTATCACTCCTCACCATAAAAGCACCAACACACACTGACACACAAACAGCCAAGTCAATAGCTTCACACTAAAACACACAGACAaacagagaaatagagagagagagagagagagagagagagagagtcacagAGAGGATGAGTGGAGAGGAGAAGGTGGTGTGTGTGACTGGAGCTTCGGGTTACATAGCATCTTGGCTTGTCAAGCACCTGCTCCAACGTGGGTACACTGTAAAAGCTACAGTTCGTGATACAAGTCagtccctttctctctctccaatttgtATCAACCTGTTACTATGAACTGTAATTGCATgcacttttttaatttttctttaaaatgtaaatgataccttttaattttacttgagtttttaagttttctgattaattttattaaaaaaattccattaaaaaatattttccgaaaaaaatctgtaaattaatatatatagattttttatgtgataattttttattttcaaaattttttttattattttaattgcatatttaaccttaattttatttaaatagaattgGATGAAAAGTTcgaattaaataattttgaaacttagaaaattcaattgaaataatgcaaaattagaagacttaaatgaatatttatcatatttaaggatacaatttagtttttttatttatttatattatttaaaaattttaaatggggTGTCAgaattgtacattttttttgttctagaTTTACAAATCTAATTTTGAGACCATGAAATGAACGATATTTGAAATGAGAGAATCATTTTTCCTACTATGTGTAAACTATGAGCATACCAATCAATATGGTTACCTATGGCTTTAGCTAAAATGGGAAATTGAATATAGTTTGGTTCTTAGTATGAACCCAACCAGGCCTGGCCTGACTCATCTTAGACTGACATTGatatatgtaatataatttaagaaaaaccgaATTGACTTATGCTTCGCTGGATTTGGATAAGTTTTATACACAATAAGCCGATCATGCTTCATTCAATTATAGGATCGCTTCCTTGGAATGGGAGCTACTCATGCACACCCATATAGGTTGTGGTAAATGACCCCACCCACTTCATTTTGGGGCCAGAAGTGAGTAACAAATTGTCTGCATAGATCCACTGTGAAAAATGATACACTGGAagtctttaattttttgaaaatttgtaactTGCTTATCATGTGACCATAGTGAATCTGTGCACATGAAGTGCACACAATTGGTGGTGCATCAACTATTGTGTGTTGAACAAACGAATTGTCATCCTAAATGATAGCCTCGGCACAATTCATCTTGTATAGGATGAGACAGTCTATGGACAGGAACTTCCATCACTGATGTAGTAAATCATGAGTGGTGGGAAAAGAAATGGTAGATTCATGTATAAGTGATTATCTATCACTCACAGTCAATCACATCAAAGATATTATCAAAATTATGGCAAAAAAGTTATGAACATAAAAGAAATGGTATAGGATCTAATAGTAGATTTTTTACATGATTTGGTCACAAACTCACAATCATGTTGCATTCTAGGCTCACCTAttctttacattttattttattttttaataattatgaatGAGATATATTATTAACAAGTAACAGAGTACAAAACCACACAGCTTAGCTCTAATGACTAACCAAAGGACAAACCTAAATCTTTCCAGAAACACATACAGATATCAGTGAGAGAGTACTCCCCCATTCCACCAACAGCAAACACACTCAAGTTCTGTAACATAAGAAAACAGAACATCTTCAAAACAAACCACTGATCAATTCCCTGCTCAAGCTTTCTTATCAAGAACTTTTGTAGAAATAACCCACCCCAAGGCCCAAGCATAAGCCTCTGTTTAATGCAGAGCTTTGAAATTCCCTATAGCAAGCACATAGTTCTTTTAACTTCACATTTCTCTTTCTTACCTTTATTTTTCATGCAGTCCTTGCTACTAATAATTTAGCCTTCCAATTGGAATTTATGCATATATATTCCACAGATGATCCAAAGAAAACAGAGCATTTACTTTCACTTGATGGGGCTAAAGAAAGACTTCAGTTATTCAAAGCAGATTTACTAGAAGAAGGATCTTTTGATTCTGCTGTTGATGGATGCCAAGGTGTTTTTCACACAGCATCCCCCGTTACTCTCGCTGCCAGTGACCCACAGGTTCATCCTGTATTGTTATTTATTGCCTTTGTGTAATGTATAATCAATATACTGTGATCATTTCTCTGTCAATATGGTGAATAATTTAAGGATCTCGTACCAGCTAAACTGTTTTAGCAACATCTGATTCTTAAATGTTCAATACGTTAAAACAATATAGTGAAACGGGGAAAATTGAGCAACAAAAATAAGCACTTAAACCTAACATTTTAGGGAAGCATTCTCAAGTCTAAATCCAGAAGTAGAGAGGACATTGAAGCAAATTATTTTTAGTGTAGGTTTCTCTAATGCAGGGACTTTGGAGGGgattcttcttttatttttattttttgctgatcATAAAGATTGTCAAAGAACTACTTCTATTTGCTAAAGGACTCCTCCACTCCTAAGAAGGATACCTAAGTCAATGCCTTCCGAAAAAATTATCGATTTGTATTCTAACTGCAGCTCAAAGAAACAGGATGTTTCATGCTTTCAACATTGTTGTCTGCAGTTACATTTGTTTCCCCACATTGTTGCAActggaaaattttgaaagtaCTGTTTTTAGATTTAATTGCTAGATTGTTTctagaaattattaacaaagaCATTAGAGAAATTCTACAAAGTGACACAATAACAATTTTGTTACATGATAAACTTGTCAAATGAAATGTATTCAGTTTAtccaatatttttcataaatttattcTTATGGGACCtactttcacattttttttatatttcagtCAGAATTAATTGATCCAGCAGTGAAGGGCACACTTAACGTTCTTCGATCATGTGCAAAAGTTCATTCTATCAAGAGAGTGATTGTAACATCTTCTATGGCTGCAGTTATGTTCAACAAAAAACCGCTGACCCCTGATGTGGTTATTGACGAGACGTGGTTTTCGGATCCAGTTGCTTGTGAGGAGTTGAAGGTGTGTGTATTTCCTTTTAAGTGTATCTTTAATAGGACTATTATATAGCATTAAtcttaaaatagttttaatgaaaaatctATGATAATGTTTTGATGATGATTTACTAGAAAGTAGAAATGTAAGAGCTACAATATTTTGACTTCATATATCTAGTCCTATAAGTATAGCTGTTTTCTGAGAAacattagaaaaatatcatCACAAGGTTTGTTAACTTGCTTTCTCAGTAAGAAATCCATGTCAGCATCTAGGCTCTTTTTACTATTTCTTGTaatttctcaatatatatatatatatatatattaatataattatagTACCTAGTAATTATTTCATGTTCTAGAATCGGATAAATGTTGAATTTATAGATTTCAATGTTTCCAAACGTAAACGTAAATTTTAAAGATTTCCATGCTGCTCTTAATCAAATCATAgacatattacatatttttttttagtcctacATTTCATTCCTTTTTGACCAAGAAATGTTCCCATTTAATAGTTTGGGGTTTTTTCAGCAATGGTATATGATTGCAAAGACCTTGGCTGAGGAGGCTGCTTGGACATTTGCTAAAGAGAATGCTATAGACTTGGTCACAATAAATCCAGGCTTTGTAATTGGTCCACTCATTCAGCCAACTCTTACTTTTAGTCTTGAGGGGTTTCTGAAGATCATACATGGTACTCTTTTGCAACCAATGAGGACTACGTTtattgtgtttctttcttcatAAATTCTAAATATTCAAGTATGATTAGCATATCATATGACAAATTAAAGTCATAACTGGTTTAGTGGATGAAGTAAGCATGATAGGTGTATATAGGCCTATTCCAGTAAATTGTGAGTGCTACAACTTTTTAGAATACTTTGAGTCTATGAGCATTGAGTTAACATTAGAACTTACTAGGTATTTTTTGAGTGGCAAGTGACCGTTTTACGAGACTTACTCCTTCTCCGGAAATTACTTGTCCTCTTTCTCACACAAGGGTTTACTTAATTCTAGTCCTCTTAACATGGAAtgtaaaattttctcttttacttAGAGTTCATTTGAAAACAAGGAGGTTTTAAACTTGACCTTGATCTGCAAGTGCCAAGCCCACTAATGCCACTTGAAATGCATAGGTTGTGGTTCAACCTATGTTCCATGGATAAAAAAAGCTTCTATCTCAACATGCACggcttgagaatatgctttataaCTTATATATATCTTGTACAATTTGAGGACGATAATCAGCATCTGCTGAATGCAGAGTATACTTGCTATATAAGGTGAACTGTTTCAATAATGATCTCCAAGCATATTCTTTTGATAAAATGGTCAAttgatcaaaatgaaaattgtgtGTTTAACCATATTGGCCTATTGAAATTTACTCTCTCTAGCTACATCATTCCATATAATGCTATTGATTAACTTGTTCACTCCTTCCTTTGTGCAGGAACTCAAATATTCCCTGATGGAATATACAGACTTGTTGATGTTAGAGATGTTGCAAATGCACATATTCAGGCATTTGAGAATCCTGCTGCTAGTGGGAGATATTGTATAGTTGGAGGAGTTGCACACTATTCCGAAGTTTTCAAGATATTGCACAAATTTTACCCTAGTTTGCGGCTTCCTGAAAAGTGAGTTATTTATTTGCATGATATTGAATGTCCCTTATTGGTGACATTTTGTAACTGACGAGTATGACTCAAGTGGAATACATGCTTCATTTAACTAAATGATTagttcaattaataattttcttttgtcaaataaaattttcttttaagaatttGCTTTCGTCACCCATAGTAATTGTTCTTACACATTACAAAAGTTGAAGAAGAGTCAATTTTATCTTTCATTTTTGGCAGAAGTGAAGATGACAAGCCTTTGCAGCCATTATACAAGATATCCCAAGACAAGGCTATAAGTTTGGGTATTAACTTCATTCCTTTGGAAGTGAGTGTTAGGGACACTGTTGAAAGCTTTAAGGAGAACGGCATCATCACTATTTGAATTATGTTATTAAAAGGGAAGTGATGCtaataagtacaaataaattgtgTATTGCTCATCTTGATCGGTGTTTGTTGGACTTGAATGCTCCCATTGTATTAAGATTTATAAACTGTAATgcttttggaaatattttagcTGCACAACTTATAAATCAAGTTTCACTCAATAAGAAATGAGACATTGAATTTGATCTTTGCGGTTTGGATTTGATCTTCGTTGTTTGGGTTTGGTCTTCATGGTTTGATCTTTCTAGAGCCTTTGTtgtttcttcttcattgtgatctgtgggtttgttgtttcttCTTTGTGGGTTTGATCTTCATTTCTTTATGGGTTTGATCT from Castanea sativa cultivar Marrone di Chiusa Pesio chromosome 11, ASM4071231v1 harbors:
- the LOC142616458 gene encoding phenylacetaldehyde reductase-like, yielding MSGEEKVVCVTGASGYIASWLVKHLLQRGYTVKATVRDTNDPKKTEHLLSLDGAKERLQLFKADLLEEGSFDSAVDGCQGVFHTASPVTLAASDPQSELIDPAVKGTLNVLRSCAKVHSIKRVIVTSSMAAVMFNKKPLTPDVVIDETWFSDPVACEELKQWYMIAKTLAEEAAWTFAKENAIDLVTINPGFVIGPLIQPTLTFSLEGFLKIIHGTQIFPDGIYRLVDVRDVANAHIQAFENPAASGRYCIVGGVAHYSEVFKILHKFYPSLRLPEKSEDDKPLQPLYKISQDKAISLGINFIPLEVSVRDTVESFKENGIITI